A genomic stretch from Meriones unguiculatus strain TT.TT164.6M chromosome 15, Bangor_MerUng_6.1, whole genome shotgun sequence includes:
- the Bri3 gene encoding membrane protein BRI3, producing MDHKPLLQERPPAYNLEAGQGDYACGPHGYGAIPTAPPPPPYPYLVTGIPTSHPRVYNIHSRGVTRYPANSIVVVGGCPVCRVGVLEYCFTCLGIFLAIVLFPFGFICCFALRKRRCPNCGAVFT from the exons ATGGACCACAAGCCCCTGTTGCAGGAGCGCCCGCCCGCCTACAACCTGGAGGCCGGCCAGGGCGACTACGCGTGCGGCCCGCACGGCTACGGGGCCATCCCCAccgcgcccccgccgccgcccTACCCCTACCTCGTCACAG GGATCCCCACCAGCCACCCCCGGGTCTATAACATCCACAGTCGAGGGGTCACCCGGTATCCTGCCAACTCCATCGTCGTGGTCGGAGGCTGCCCCGTCTGCAG GGTTGGTGTTCTGGAATACTGCTTCACCTGCCTGGGCATCTTCTTGGCCATCGTCCTGTTTCCTTTTGGGTTCATCTGCTGCTTTGCATTGAGGAAGCGAAGATGCCCCAACTGTGGAGCAGTCTTTACTTAA